GGCCGCAGTGTGCCCGTACCCCATCGACTCGTCCGGCAGATCGAGACCGAACCGCTGCGCCCAACCGTCGCGGGTCCACACCTGTTCGGCGCCGGCGAGGTCGGCGATCTGAACATCCTGCTGACGGGCCAGGTGCCAGACCAGCCAGGTGATCGAGTTCGCTTCGTCCGTGGGACGACGGTTGAGCGACGCGGCGTCGAGTTCATCCACGAGACCGTGCGCGACCTCCTGGCTGCGTCCGATGCCGTCGATGAGCAGATCCTGGGGCAACATGACGCCCACGCTAGCGGCATCCGTGCCCGTCCGTGCCCGTCCGTGCCCGTCCGTGCCCGTCCGTGCCCGTCCGTACGGCTCAGGCGGTCGAGGCCGCCAGCTGTCCGCAGGCTCCGTCGATGTCGGAGCCGCGGGTGTCGCGCACCGTGGTCGGGATACCGTGCGCACGCAGTCGCTCGACGAACTGCTGCTCGACCCCCTTGCGGGATGCCGTCCACTTCGAACCGGGCGTGGGGTTGAGCGGGATGGGGTTGACGTGCACCCAACCCTTGCCGCGGGCGTTCAGCTTTTCTCCCAGCAGGTCGGCCCGCCAGGCGTGATCATTGATGTCCTTGATCAGCGCGTACTCGATCGAGACCCGCCGACCGGTGGT
This is a stretch of genomic DNA from Yimella lutea. It encodes these proteins:
- a CDS encoding mycothiol transferase translates to MLPQDLLIDGIGRSQEVAHGLVDELDAASLNRRPTDEANSITWLVWHLARQQDVQIADLAGAEQVWTRDGWAQRFGLDLPDESMGYGHTAADAAKVRVDDPALLTGYLDAAVETTCAYLRDLDESSWDDVVDEDWDPPVTRASRLVSIVDDAAQHAGQAAYVRGLLA